The DNA sequence AATTCCCCTCACTCGCGCAGCTCGAGCGACGTCGAAGTGGTCGCCTGCGCTAACGGACCGCTTTTGGTCCGGGGCGCAATCGATTTGCGATCGTCAGACGGTGAGCTCATCCCTCAATCGCGGCGTACTGTCGCGCTTTGCCGTTGCGGGGTTTCGGACATTAAGCCGTTGTGCGATGGCACACACAAGCTCGTCAACTTCAAGGCATAACCGCGGCGGCGATAATAGGGGGATGACTTCCCCTGATTTTGCTGCGCTGGCCGCCGAGACCTATATCTCGCTCATCACTTTCCGCAAGTCGGGAGATGCTGTGGCGACGCCGGTGTGGGTCGTAGGGGATGGCGACCGGTTGCTTGTTACGACGGCCCCTCATTCGGGCAAGGTGAAGCGCATTGCTCACACGGGGCGTGTCGAACTGACCCCGTGTGACATGCGCGGCTCGATTACCGAGGGTGCCGAGACGGTGGCCGCTACAGCGAGCGTCCGTAGCGACGCTGAGACTCTGGATGCCATGCATGTCGCTTTGAAGAAAAAGTACGGTGCCAAATACTCGGCAATCCGTCTCGCCCAGAAGCTTCGAGGAACAGCGGATCAGTCTGTCGCCGTGGAGTTGCGTCCGGACCCTGCGGTCTGACGCTAACGGCAACGAGCGACGCTAGCGGCTGCGGGCAGCACGTTATCCCCATGCAACAATCGTGCGTAGGAAGCGAGAACATCGCACCTCGTCGGGGTTTTTGCGATTTTCTGCCAGCGATGCTGAGAAGTACCTGTGCAAGGTCGTTTTTGTGACGCGAAATTGTGTCACTATTGTGTAGGCCCCCGAAAGGGGGTCAACACTTGGTTCCCCCGAAATCAGGTGCACCCGTGATCGATGGAGTCCCCCTGTGTCCCGACCTCGCCACCGTTCCAGAACAATAAAATCCTGGTTCCTCCGCGCTAGTACACCCGCCCTCGCAACCCTGCTCACCCTGTCCCTTGCCGGTGGTGGCGCTCTCGTAGCGCTCGCCGCCCAAAACAAGCTTGACGATTTCGTCGCTCAAACATTCGGATGCCCCAATGCAACTGAGCTTGTCGTCGTCGCCGATCCCACCATCTCGTCAACCGTCCAAACGGTCGCGAATGCCTTCAACGCCGAACACGTTGGGCAGTGCCTCTCCGCGACCATCACGACGCAGCGTTCTGCCGACACTGCTGCATTGCTGGCATCCGGCACTTCCACGGGAGCTGACGCGTGGATCCCTGATTCGCCGATCTGGCTCAACCGAGTTGAGAGCACTGCGACTGCACTCGGTCGCGAAATCCCCAAGACTCAGGAGTGGGCTTCGGTCGCATCGAGTCCGCTTGTGCTGGCGACTCCCGCGGTAAAAGTTGCGGAGTTTGAAGCGTCGGAGGTGGGCTGGGGCGCGATCCTCGACGGTCGTTACCGCACGCTTCTGCCCGACCCCGAGTCGTCGTCGTCCAGCATGATCGCGCTCGCGACTCTCAATGATCTTGCGGCGGATGGCGATGCTGAAGACTTCGATCGAGTGCTGATGAATCTGGGGCGCTCGATTCCCGATTCCACAAAGGCAGCGTTCACTGAGCTTCAGATCTCTGACTCACGCACGGTTGCTCTCGCGACGGAACGCGAGATCGTGGAGCACAACGCATCGAGCCCTGACGAGCCGCTTGTTGCTTTGTACCCGTCCGAAGGAACTGTTGCGCTGACCTATCCGTTCGTCGTCGTGGAAAACTCCACTGTGAGTGAAGTTGAAGCCTCGCGCCTGACCGAAGAAGAACAAACGGAGCTCGCTGAGATCGAAACGGCGCGCACAAAGCTGCTTGAGGAGTTCGCTGATCTTGTTCGCGGCTCTTCACAGGTCTTGAACGCCGAGGGCTTCCGCGATACCGCTGGTGAAGGTGAGATCCTCGCTTCCGGGGTAATTTCCGCGCCCGTCGCCACCAAATCTGTCGGCGACACCGACGAACTCGTCAGCATTTTGCGCAACTGGAACTCTCTCAACCTGCGCTCACGCATTCTCACGGTTGTTGATGTGTCTGGCTCCATGCTGGAACGAGCGTGGGATGGCCAGCGCCGTATCGAGATGTTCCAGAACTCGGCTGAGGATGCCTTCAGCACGCTTTCCGAGGACGACGAGCTGGGTATGTGGCTTTTCTCGAAGGAGCGTGTTGGCGAGGAAGATTGGGAAGACGTCGCGGGCATCCGATCGATGAATGACCCGGATCATGTTGAGAGTCTGCAAGAAATCATCGACACTCTGCCGTCGCGCATCAACGGTTACACCGGCCTCAACGACACCGTTCTTGCTGCGGTCACCCATGTGCGAGACGACTTTGATCCCGACAAAGTTAACTCAGTGGTTCTGATCACCGATGGTCGCAACGAAGACGACAATGGCATTTCCTTGGAGACGCTGGTTGACGAGCTGAATGCGATGATCGACAAAAACACAGACGAGCCTGTTCCTGTGGTTCTCGTCGGAATTGGCCCAGATACCGACGTCGAAGCGATGAGAAAGATCGCTCAGGTCACCGGTGGAACGGCCTATCAAGCAAACAACCCCACCGAGCTCAGTAACGTGATGCTCGAGGCGTTGTCACAGCGCGACTGCCGCCCGAACTGCAGTTAGCGAACGCCCAGCAACCCGCGCCACTGATGTCGCGGGTCGCTGCGGTCTGCGGCGAAAGCGGAGGGACCCGCTTCCACCACAGATTGGCTAGGCGCCTGCTGTCGGTGCTGCTTCGGCAGCCCCGGCAGCAGGAACGCCTGCGGCAACATCCGCAGCCATGCGTGAACGACGATCCAAGTGGATGCCGGCCACCATGCAGCGCACCGAACCACCGGCCAGCTCAATAGTGGGAATGTCGAGCGGCACGATCTCGCAGCTGGCTTCGATCACCGAGCGCTGAGCGCGGGTGAGACTCGCGAGTGCGCGGCTTGAGAGCGCCAGGATGCGGCCGTTCGGAGTCCTCAGCTCGAGAGCGTTTCCCGCAAAGTTCGCAATCTGCTCAGCCGTGAGGTCGATCAGGGTGCGACCGGGGGCGGTCAGGCGCTCGGCCATTTCCATGCGGCGATCTCCCGACGCAATCAGGTCGAGCCCGATCATCGCGAAATCGGTAGCGATGCACATCATGACGTTGGTGTGATAAATCGGCACACCGTGGCTATCGCGAGCTTCGAACATCATCGGCTCGTAACCGAAGGATGCGCAGAACCGCTCCAACGCAAGCGGGTTGGCGCGGTGCGATTCTGCCGCATACGCCACTCGGTTGGTGTGGTCGATGACCATAGCTCCGGTGCCCTCAAGGTAGATTCCGTCGTGCTCTAGCCCGGAATAGTCGACGACATCCTGCACCCGAAAATCATGCTTCAGCATCTCAATGACATCGGTGCGTCGCTCGGTGCGCCGGTTCGGAGCGAACATCGGATACACCGCAACCCGGCCACCACTGTGCGTCGAGAACCAGTTGTTCGGGAACACGCTATCGGGGCGCGTGCTCTCCTCATCCTCAAACACGTGGATGTTGACGCCCGCGTCGCGCAACGTCTCGGCCACCTGGGTGGATTCGTCGTACGCGGCGCGAGCGATCTCATCCGGAGTGCGGCTGGGGTCAGTCGATTGGAATGCGTTATCGCCCGCCGTTTGGCTGTTCGGTGTGAAACGGTGCGGGCGGATGAGGACAGCGGCCGTTGGGGCCTGAACGCTCATTGGCGGTCTACGCGGTCAGTGCAGGAACG is a window from the Salinibacterium sp. NK8237 genome containing:
- a CDS encoding CDGSH iron-sulfur domain-containing protein; its protein translation is MNTQSENSPHSRSSSDVEVVACANGPLLVRGAIDLRSSDGELIPQSRRTVALCRCGVSDIKPLCDGTHKLVNFKA
- a CDS encoding PPOX class F420-dependent oxidoreductase; this encodes MTSPDFAALAAETYISLITFRKSGDAVATPVWVVGDGDRLLVTTAPHSGKVKRIAHTGRVELTPCDMRGSITEGAETVAATASVRSDAETLDAMHVALKKKYGAKYSAIRLAQKLRGTADQSVAVELRPDPAV
- a CDS encoding substrate-binding domain-containing protein encodes the protein MSRPRHRSRTIKSWFLRASTPALATLLTLSLAGGGALVALAAQNKLDDFVAQTFGCPNATELVVVADPTISSTVQTVANAFNAEHVGQCLSATITTQRSADTAALLASGTSTGADAWIPDSPIWLNRVESTATALGREIPKTQEWASVASSPLVLATPAVKVAEFEASEVGWGAILDGRYRTLLPDPESSSSSMIALATLNDLAADGDAEDFDRVLMNLGRSIPDSTKAAFTELQISDSRTVALATEREIVEHNASSPDEPLVALYPSEGTVALTYPFVVVENSTVSEVEASRLTEEEQTELAEIETARTKLLEEFADLVRGSSQVLNAEGFRDTAGEGEILASGVISAPVATKSVGDTDELVSILRNWNSLNLRSRILTVVDVSGSMLERAWDGQRRIEMFQNSAEDAFSTLSEDDELGMWLFSKERVGEEDWEDVAGIRSMNDPDHVESLQEIIDTLPSRINGYTGLNDTVLAAVTHVRDDFDPDKVNSVVLITDGRNEDDNGISLETLVDELNAMIDKNTDEPVPVVLVGIGPDTDVEAMRKIAQVTGGTAYQANNPTELSNVMLEALSQRDCRPNCS
- the ctlX gene encoding citrulline utilization hydrolase CtlX, which codes for MSVQAPTAAVLIRPHRFTPNSQTAGDNAFQSTDPSRTPDEIARAAYDESTQVAETLRDAGVNIHVFEDEESTRPDSVFPNNWFSTHSGGRVAVYPMFAPNRRTERRTDVIEMLKHDFRVQDVVDYSGLEHDGIYLEGTGAMVIDHTNRVAYAAESHRANPLALERFCASFGYEPMMFEARDSHGVPIYHTNVMMCIATDFAMIGLDLIASGDRRMEMAERLTAPGRTLIDLTAEQIANFAGNALELRTPNGRILALSSRALASLTRAQRSVIEASCEIVPLDIPTIELAGGSVRCMVAGIHLDRRSRMAADVAAGVPAAGAAEAAPTAGA